In a single window of the Neodiprion virginianus isolate iyNeoVirg1 chromosome 1, iyNeoVirg1.1, whole genome shotgun sequence genome:
- the LOC124308877 gene encoding nucleolar protein 12 produces MDVMAACRMAKCFPKVLNLNRTPSRPKKRKTVNLVFDEEKRREFLGGFHKRKLQRKKKAQEELEKQLKEERKRIKQDARESYKKMLVSRRSIPELDELLSKEEYEVEGHTISVLELNAADLVEKSNWIGENRVSHCSEKMCSDSETEKNSTDAEDEVIGMELRTKKTVPKKQDQSSEPDVEKTDLHMKKAVKRVIRHQATKQVQKSKVFRLKQKIERQKNKKISLQRKMLRDKVDKKQKHGGKVKRKTHR; encoded by the exons ATGGACGTAATGGCGGCCTGTAGAATGGCGAAGTGTTTTCCAAAGGTACTGAACCTCAATCGAACGCCAAGCCGACCCAAGAAACGGAAAACTGTTAATCTAGTGTTCGACGAGGAAAAAAGACG CGAATTCTTAGGCGGGTTTCACAAGCGAAAATtacagagaaagaaaaaagctcAAGAAGAGTTGGAAAAACAGCTTAAGGAAGAACGGAAAAGAATCAAACAAGAT gCACGTGAGAGTTACAAGAAGATGCTGGTATCTCGGAGAAGTATTCCTGAGCTAGATGAACTGCTTTCTAAGGAAGAATATGAGGTGGAAGGACATACTATTAGTGTTTTGGAGTTGAATGCAGCGGATTTGGTTGAGAAAAGCAATTGGATTGGCGAAAATAGAGTGTCACATTGTAGCGAGAAAATGTGTAGTGACAGCGAAACTGAGAAGAATTCTACTGATGCAGAAGATGAAGTCATAGGTATGGAATTGCGAACCAAGAAAACGGTCCCTAAAAAACAAGATCAGTCCAGTGAACCagatgttgaaaaaactgaTCTGCATATGAAAAAGGCAGTGAAGCGGGTGATCAGACATCAAGCAACGAAGCAAGTACAGAAAAGCAAAGTCTTCcgattaaaacaaaaaatagaacggcaaaaaaataaaaagatttcgttgcaaagaaaaatgttgcgtgacaaagttgataaaaagcaaaaacatGGAGGGAAGGTCAAACGGAAAACACATCGTTAG